One Mycobacterium sp. SMC-4 DNA window includes the following coding sequences:
- a CDS encoding universal stress protein, whose translation MHLTVGYLATPTGDDGVALATALAQTFDASVDVLLVVREELPDGHPGRLKYQQILVEHGEQWVAQAISALKAGGVDARSTVTVAESSAQALIDFAVEHSSDLIVVGGARDGFFGRHTIGPVTSALLHTSPIPVALAPRGYAEDPDDRFLEVTAAVPTRPGDDNPLPFAITLASAGELRIRMLSLVSAENLAEADSAREVRAMQREAALENLALAARAVPESPDISSLVADGMTLESALKKLNWEDGDLLVVGSSRFAAPRRVFLGSTAARILAGVDVPVIVVPRAE comes from the coding sequence ATGCATCTGACCGTGGGCTACCTGGCGACTCCGACCGGCGACGACGGTGTCGCCCTGGCCACCGCACTGGCGCAAACCTTCGACGCGTCGGTCGATGTGCTGCTGGTGGTGCGGGAGGAATTGCCCGACGGCCACCCCGGGCGGCTGAAGTACCAGCAGATACTCGTCGAACACGGCGAACAATGGGTGGCACAAGCGATTTCGGCGCTGAAGGCCGGTGGCGTCGACGCCCGGTCGACGGTCACGGTCGCCGAATCGTCGGCGCAGGCGCTGATCGACTTCGCTGTGGAGCACTCGTCGGACCTGATCGTCGTGGGCGGGGCGCGCGACGGCTTCTTCGGCCGGCACACCATTGGGCCGGTGACCAGCGCGCTGCTGCACACCTCGCCGATCCCGGTCGCGCTGGCGCCGCGCGGCTACGCCGAGGACCCCGACGACCGATTCCTGGAAGTGACCGCCGCGGTGCCCACCCGGCCCGGCGACGACAACCCACTGCCTTTTGCGATCACACTGGCCTCGGCCGGCGAGTTGCGGATCCGAATGCTGTCGCTGGTGTCGGCGGAGAATCTGGCCGAGGCCGACAGCGCGCGCGAGGTGCGCGCAATGCAGCGCGAGGCCGCGCTGGAGAACCTGGCGCTGGCTGCCCGCGCGGTACCCGAGTCGCCGGACATCAGCTCGCTGGTGGCCGACGGTATGACGCTGGAATCGGCGCTGAAGAAGCTGAACTGGGAGGACGGCGATCTGCTGGTCGTGGGATCCAGCCGGTTCGCCGCGCCGCGCCGGGTCTTCCTCGGCTCGACCGCGGCGCGCATCCTGGCCGGGGTGGACGTGCCGGTGATCGTGGTGCCGCGCGCGGAGTGA
- a CDS encoding APC family permease gives MAITEPTLPQVGGKGLQAGALGLVGNVVIGLAAVAPAYSLAATLGYVVLAVGDKAPAMFVLAFIPMLLVAFAYKELSQDTPDCGTTFTWATKAFGPWIGWIGGWGLAVSAIIVLANVAEIAAIYLLNFLGLTGLAENVFAKVGLGCFFILAMMIVSARGIVISERMQNVLIAIQFGVLIVVSVIALVRVYSGTAGAQAIMPQLSWLWPGGLDASSIAAAIILCIFIYWGWDACLAVGEETKDPGRTPGIAALVTTVILVCTYVLVAFAIQSFAGFSYVGIGLNNPNNTDDVLTVLGGPVGGSIAASALLLTVSVSALSSTQTTILPTARGTLSMAVYEALPKRFASVHPRYMTPAFGTIVMGLSALFFYLLLTLLSENALADSVASLGLAVAFYYGITAYACVWYFRKSLRQSARNLFFRGILPLLGALAMTWAFFQSAYDMIKPDYGFTAFGPVGGVFVLGVGMLVLGIPLMLACFAFGTKRFFRGETLNADTEVKVPDTY, from the coding sequence ATGGCAATTACCGAACCGACACTGCCACAGGTTGGCGGCAAGGGTTTGCAGGCCGGCGCGCTGGGGCTGGTCGGAAACGTCGTCATCGGCCTGGCGGCGGTCGCACCCGCCTACAGCCTGGCGGCGACGTTGGGTTACGTCGTACTCGCTGTGGGCGACAAGGCCCCGGCCATGTTCGTGCTGGCGTTCATCCCGATGCTGCTCGTCGCGTTCGCCTACAAGGAGCTCTCCCAGGACACCCCGGACTGCGGGACCACGTTCACCTGGGCCACCAAGGCGTTCGGGCCGTGGATCGGCTGGATCGGCGGCTGGGGCCTGGCGGTGTCGGCGATCATCGTGCTGGCCAATGTCGCCGAGATCGCCGCGATCTATCTGCTGAACTTCCTCGGGTTGACCGGACTGGCCGAGAACGTGTTCGCCAAGGTCGGGCTCGGCTGCTTCTTCATCCTGGCGATGATGATCGTCTCGGCCCGCGGCATCGTGATCAGCGAGCGCATGCAGAACGTGCTGATCGCCATCCAGTTCGGCGTGCTGATCGTGGTCAGCGTCATCGCGCTGGTGCGGGTCTACTCGGGAACCGCAGGCGCACAAGCGATCATGCCGCAGCTGTCGTGGCTGTGGCCCGGCGGGTTGGATGCCTCGTCGATCGCCGCGGCGATCATCCTGTGCATCTTCATCTACTGGGGCTGGGACGCGTGTCTGGCCGTAGGCGAAGAAACCAAGGACCCCGGCCGCACACCCGGAATCGCGGCGCTGGTCACCACCGTCATCCTGGTGTGCACCTACGTGTTGGTGGCTTTCGCGATCCAGTCCTTCGCCGGATTCAGCTATGTCGGCATCGGCCTGAACAACCCGAACAACACCGACGACGTGCTGACCGTGCTCGGCGGCCCGGTGGGCGGGTCGATCGCCGCGTCGGCCCTGCTGCTGACCGTATCGGTGTCGGCGTTGTCCTCGACGCAGACCACCATCCTGCCCACCGCCCGCGGCACCCTGTCGATGGCGGTGTACGAGGCGCTACCGAAACGTTTCGCCTCCGTGCACCCGCGCTACATGACACCGGCTTTCGGCACCATCGTGATGGGGCTCTCGGCGTTGTTCTTCTATCTGCTGCTGACCCTGCTGTCGGAGAACGCGCTGGCCGACTCGGTGGCCTCGCTGGGTCTGGCGGTCGCGTTCTACTACGGCATCACCGCGTATGCCTGCGTGTGGTACTTCCGCAAGTCGTTGCGGCAGTCGGCGCGCAACCTGTTCTTCCGCGGCATCCTGCCGCTGCTGGGCGCGCTGGCCATGACATGGGCGTTCTTCCAGAGCGCCTACGACATGATCAAGCCCGACTACGGGTTCACCGCCTTCGGCCCGGTGGGCGGAGTGTTCGTACTCGGGGTCGGGATGCTGGTGCTGGGCATCCCGCTGATGCTGGCGTGCTTCGCGTTCGGTACCAAGAGGTTCTTCCGCGGCGAGACCTTGAACGCCGACACCGAAGTCAAGGTTCCCGACACCTACTGA
- a CDS encoding polyprenyl synthetase family protein yields MPLNSGERSRATVAAPNRWRAGAAELAVWRDDVRAAVRAHLVDFVHRECLERLGDAHVDVSPALLRDFVEGGKYVRSTYMYLGWLCGAAEDDAALRAAASLELLHAFALIQDDVMDASTLRRARPAAHVVFARWHREHALGGSAERFGESAAILLGDLCLVWAEQMLRDSGVDRDALTRVWPRYDDMRVELAVGQFSDLVNSSHAFPTLDEVLDVLRRKSGNYTVRRPLEIGAAMADCDPEVILALSGYGAAIGEAFQLRDDVLGVFGSPSLTGKSAGTDMEAGKATSVIVAAYELAGPGLRGQLADLMSASELDAAAIERWRSLIVASGAVQWIEERIGERHRLAMDYLDRADIPDLPRLALAEMAVACTQRAA; encoded by the coding sequence ATGCCCTTGAACAGCGGTGAGCGATCCCGGGCGACCGTGGCGGCCCCGAACCGGTGGCGGGCCGGCGCCGCCGAACTGGCGGTCTGGCGTGACGACGTGCGTGCCGCGGTGCGTGCCCATCTGGTCGATTTCGTCCACCGTGAATGTCTCGAACGGCTCGGCGATGCGCATGTCGACGTATCTCCGGCGCTGCTGCGTGACTTTGTCGAAGGCGGCAAGTATGTGCGGTCGACCTATATGTATCTGGGATGGCTGTGCGGCGCCGCCGAGGACGACGCCGCGCTGCGCGCCGCGGCGAGCTTGGAACTGTTGCACGCGTTCGCGTTGATCCAGGACGACGTGATGGATGCGTCGACCCTGCGGCGGGCGCGGCCTGCCGCGCACGTGGTGTTCGCGCGCTGGCACCGCGAGCACGCGCTCGGCGGCTCTGCCGAGCGCTTCGGCGAGTCCGCGGCCATCCTGCTCGGTGACCTGTGCCTGGTGTGGGCTGAGCAGATGCTGCGTGACAGCGGGGTCGACCGCGACGCACTGACCCGGGTCTGGCCGCGCTACGACGACATGCGTGTCGAACTGGCCGTCGGACAGTTCTCCGACCTGGTCAACAGCTCGCACGCGTTCCCGACCCTCGACGAGGTCCTCGACGTGCTGCGGCGCAAGTCGGGCAACTACACCGTGCGCCGCCCGCTGGAGATCGGCGCGGCGATGGCCGACTGCGACCCCGAGGTGATCCTGGCGCTGTCCGGGTACGGCGCTGCCATCGGTGAAGCGTTCCAGCTGCGCGACGACGTGCTCGGGGTGTTCGGCAGCCCGTCGTTGACCGGTAAGTCGGCAGGTACCGATATGGAGGCCGGGAAGGCGACCAGCGTCATCGTCGCCGCCTACGAACTGGCCGGTCCCGGTCTGCGCGGTCAACTCGCCGACCTGATGAGCGCCTCGGAACTCGACGCCGCCGCCATCGAACGGTGGCGTTCGCTGATCGTGGCCAGCGGCGCCGTGCAGTGGATCGAGGAACGCATCGGCGAACGGCATCGGCTGGCCATGGACTACCTCGACCGGGCCGACATCCCCGATCTTCCCCGCCTCGCACTGGCCGAGATGGCCGTCGCCTGCACCCAGCGGGCGGCATGA
- the crtI gene encoding phytoene desaturase family protein, with product MRTVAGKTDRIVVVGAGLSGLSAAMQLAGRGRAVTVLERGSHPGGRVGRADINGYRIDTGPTVLTMPDIIDDAFAAVGASLADFLALQQVHPAYRAKFADGSELAVHTEAAAMASEIERFAGRGEADGYLKLRDWLTKLYRTEFDGFIANNFDSPLSLLTPQLARLVALGAFRRWEPVVRRFLHDERLLRVFTFQALYAGVPPQSALAVYAVIAYMDTVAGVYFPDGGMRALPDAMAAAATRAGVEFVYDAKVSELEFSGPRATAVRTADGRRYAADAVLLTTELPDTYRLLRRTPRRPLKLRAAPSAVVAHVGCAAVGEQAGHHTILFGDAWRDTFRDIIDDGRVMRDPSLLVTRPTAGDQSLAPAGRDLLYVLAPAPNTEVGTVDWDSSGPEYTEQMLHAVRTRMPGVGDDAEILQVVTPSDWGRQGMAAGSPFALAHTFSQTGPFRPANTVRGVDNVVLAGSSTVPGVGVPTAILSGRLAADRITGITAVRSTTEVHR from the coding sequence ATGCGCACCGTCGCTGGAAAGACCGACCGCATCGTCGTCGTGGGAGCCGGACTGTCCGGGCTGTCGGCGGCCATGCAGCTGGCCGGGCGCGGTCGCGCGGTCACGGTGCTCGAACGCGGCAGTCATCCTGGCGGGCGGGTGGGCCGCGCCGACATCAACGGTTACCGCATCGACACCGGCCCCACCGTGCTGACCATGCCCGACATCATCGACGACGCGTTTGCCGCCGTCGGTGCCTCGCTCGCAGATTTCCTTGCACTGCAACAGGTTCACCCCGCCTATCGGGCCAAGTTCGCCGACGGCAGCGAGTTGGCGGTTCACACCGAAGCCGCCGCGATGGCTTCGGAGATCGAGCGGTTCGCCGGTCGCGGCGAGGCCGACGGCTACCTGAAGCTGCGCGATTGGCTGACCAAGCTGTACCGCACCGAGTTCGACGGCTTCATCGCCAACAACTTCGACTCGCCGCTGTCGCTGCTGACCCCGCAGCTGGCCCGGCTGGTGGCGTTGGGTGCGTTCCGCCGGTGGGAGCCGGTGGTGCGGCGGTTCCTGCACGACGAGCGGTTACTGCGGGTGTTCACTTTTCAGGCGCTCTATGCCGGGGTGCCGCCGCAGAGCGCGCTGGCGGTGTATGCGGTGATCGCCTACATGGACACAGTGGCCGGGGTGTACTTCCCCGATGGTGGCATGCGGGCGCTGCCCGACGCGATGGCCGCCGCGGCCACGCGCGCAGGAGTCGAATTCGTCTACGACGCAAAGGTTTCCGAACTCGAATTCAGTGGACCGCGGGCCACCGCGGTACGGACCGCCGACGGCCGACGCTACGCCGCGGACGCGGTGCTGCTGACCACCGAACTGCCCGACACCTACCGGCTGCTGCGCCGCACGCCGCGACGTCCGCTCAAGCTGCGCGCCGCCCCGTCGGCGGTCGTGGCCCACGTGGGCTGTGCTGCGGTGGGGGAGCAGGCCGGTCACCACACCATCCTGTTCGGCGATGCGTGGCGCGACACCTTCCGCGACATCATCGACGACGGTCGGGTGATGCGTGATCCGTCGCTGCTGGTCACCCGTCCCACCGCCGGGGACCAGTCGCTGGCGCCGGCCGGCCGCGACCTGCTCTATGTGCTGGCCCCGGCGCCCAACACCGAGGTCGGCACCGTGGACTGGGATTCGTCGGGCCCGGAGTACACCGAGCAGATGCTGCACGCGGTGCGCACCCGCATGCCCGGTGTCGGCGACGATGCCGAGATCCTGCAGGTGGTGACGCCGTCGGACTGGGGGCGTCAGGGGATGGCAGCCGGCAGTCCGTTTGCGTTGGCGCACACCTTTTCTCAGACCGGTCCGTTCCGTCCCGCCAACACCGTGCGCGGTGTCGACAACGTCGTGCTGGCGGGGTCCTCGACTGTTCCCGGTGTCGGAGTTCCGACCGCGATCCTGTCCGGCCGGCTGGCCGCCGACCGGATCACCGGGATCACCGCTGTCCGTTCCACCACGGAGGTCCACCGCTGA